A genome region from Trueperaceae bacterium includes the following:
- a CDS encoding aldo/keto reductase: MAQRIRLNDGRTMPTLGLGTWPMDDAEAERVVARALELGYRHVDTAVRYGNERGVGRGIAASGLPREEVFVTTKVDGEHMGVGKAEIGLRGSLVRLGLEYVDLLLIHWPLPARDLYVDTWRTFERLRDAGLVRSIGVSNFKPAHLERLARETATVPAVNQVQLNPYVTREDHRRYHDEHGIVTVSYSPLGKGGELLSDPVVARVAAAHGRTPAQVVLRWHLQLGLVPIPKTSHEDRLRENLDVYSFDLTPDEMTALSALDRGRGVDSDAVGH, translated from the coding sequence ATGGCGCAGCGCATCCGCTTGAACGACGGCCGCACGATGCCCACGCTGGGGCTGGGGACCTGGCCCATGGACGACGCCGAGGCCGAGCGCGTCGTCGCGAGGGCGCTGGAGCTCGGCTACCGCCACGTCGACACGGCGGTCCGCTACGGCAACGAGCGCGGCGTGGGCCGCGGGATCGCCGCCAGCGGCCTGCCCCGCGAGGAGGTCTTCGTCACGACGAAGGTCGACGGGGAGCACATGGGCGTCGGCAAGGCCGAGATCGGCCTGCGCGGTTCGCTGGTCCGGCTGGGGCTCGAGTACGTGGACCTGCTGCTGATACACTGGCCGCTGCCCGCGCGCGACCTCTACGTGGACACCTGGCGCACGTTCGAGCGCCTGCGGGACGCCGGGCTGGTCCGCTCGATCGGCGTGTCGAACTTCAAGCCCGCGCACCTCGAGAGGCTCGCGAGGGAGACCGCGACGGTCCCGGCCGTGAACCAGGTCCAGCTCAACCCCTACGTCACGCGCGAGGACCACCGTCGCTACCACGACGAGCACGGCATCGTGACGGTCTCGTACAGCCCCCTGGGCAAGGGGGGCGAGCTGCTCTCCGACCCCGTGGTGGCGCGCGTCGCGGCGGCCCACGGACGGACGCCGGCGCAGGTCGTTCTGCGCTGGCACCTGCAGCTCGGCCTCGTGCCCATACCCAAGACCTCGCACGAGGACAGGCTGCGCGAGAACCTAGACGTCTACTCCTTCGACCTCACGCCCGACGAGATGACGGCCTTGAGCGCCCTCGACAGGGGCCGCGGCGTGGACTCCGACGCCGTGGGCCACTGA
- a CDS encoding quinone oxidoreductase: protein MSRAVFVREHGGPEVLRLEDRELPPPGPGEVRLRHRAIGLNFIDTYQRSGLYRMTLPFVAGNEAAGDVVAVGEGVTDVKVGDRVSYQGPVGAYAEERNIPAARLVPIPDGVDYETAAAVTLKGVTAYYLLHETWRVKPGETVLVHAAAGGVGSLLVPWAKHLGAVVIGTAGTREKVERAKALGADHVIDYSSEDFAQRVRELTGGRGVDVVYDGVGRATFEGSLDSLRPRGLLVSYGNASGPVSIPSLVVLAEKGSLYVTRPTTATYMATTEQLRTAAAAVFDAVARGVLEVKVNQRFALADAAEAHRALESRRTTGSTVLLP from the coding sequence GTGAGCAGAGCTGTCTTCGTCCGCGAGCACGGCGGCCCCGAGGTCCTGCGCCTGGAGGACCGGGAGCTCCCGCCGCCCGGGCCCGGCGAGGTGCGCCTCAGGCACCGCGCCATCGGCCTCAACTTCATCGACACCTACCAGCGCTCCGGCCTCTACAGGATGACCCTGCCGTTCGTGGCCGGGAACGAGGCGGCCGGCGACGTCGTCGCCGTGGGCGAGGGCGTGACCGACGTGAAGGTCGGCGACCGCGTCAGCTACCAGGGGCCGGTGGGCGCCTACGCCGAGGAGCGCAACATCCCGGCCGCTCGGCTCGTGCCCATCCCCGACGGGGTCGACTACGAGACCGCCGCGGCGGTGACCCTCAAGGGCGTCACGGCCTACTACCTGCTGCACGAGACCTGGAGGGTGAAGCCGGGCGAGACCGTGCTCGTGCACGCGGCCGCGGGCGGTGTCGGGTCGCTGCTGGTGCCGTGGGCGAAGCACCTCGGCGCCGTCGTGATCGGCACCGCCGGCACGCGCGAGAAGGTCGAGCGCGCCAAGGCCCTCGGCGCCGACCACGTCATCGACTACTCGTCCGAGGACTTCGCGCAGCGGGTGCGCGAGCTCACCGGCGGGCGCGGCGTCGACGTCGTCTACGACGGCGTGGGACGCGCCACGTTCGAGGGCTCGCTCGACAGCCTGCGCCCGCGCGGGCTGCTCGTCTCCTACGGCAACGCGTCGGGTCCCGTGTCGATCCCGAGCCTCGTGGTCCTCGCCGAGAAGGGCTCTCTCTACGTCACGCGGCCGACCACGGCCACCTACATGGCCACGACCGAGCAGCTCCGCACCGCGGCCGCGGCCGTGTTCGACGCCGTGGCGCGGGGCGTGCTCGAGGTGAAGGTGAACCAGCGCTTCGCGCTGGCCGACGCCGCCGAGGCCCACAGGGCGCTGGAGTCCCGCCGGACCACCGGCTCCACCGTGCTGCTGCCCTAG